The following are from one region of the Paenibacillus bovis genome:
- a CDS encoding NADH:flavin oxidoreductase/NADH oxidase — protein MAKLFTPYKLKNMELKNRVVMPPMCQYSVDTKDGMPNDWHQVHYISRAVGGTGLIIVEMTAVHPDGRITDQDTGIWDDRFIPAYRQMVDAVHSYGTKIGIQLGHAGRKAEDANPPVAPSAVRYDGEGYKEPRALTTAEVEEMIEAYAEGARRAVEAGFDTVEIHGAHGYLIHQFHSPLVNQREDEYGQDLPLFGERVVQAVRKVVPADMPVIMRVSAREYVDGGYDVDYITEVCRRYRDAGADIMHVSSGGEGPVGAGGMPVGPGYQVEMAAQLKRALDMPVIAVGILDEYEDAEQVLENDQADLVAIGRAMLRDPYWAVHAAKALQAEADVPVQYARGYRH, from the coding sequence ATGGCCAAATTATTTACTCCTTACAAACTCAAAAATATGGAACTCAAAAATCGTGTCGTCATGCCGCCAATGTGTCAATATTCGGTAGATACCAAAGATGGCATGCCAAATGATTGGCACCAAGTTCATTATATTAGCCGCGCTGTAGGTGGTACGGGCCTGATCATCGTAGAGATGACAGCTGTACATCCAGATGGACGCATTACCGATCAGGATACAGGAATCTGGGATGATCGTTTTATTCCTGCCTATCGTCAAATGGTGGATGCAGTACACAGCTATGGCACCAAGATCGGTATCCAGCTCGGTCATGCCGGTCGCAAAGCAGAAGACGCCAACCCGCCAGTAGCCCCATCTGCTGTACGTTATGATGGCGAAGGCTACAAAGAGCCTCGCGCCCTGACTACAGCAGAAGTGGAAGAGATGATCGAGGCATATGCTGAAGGTGCGCGCCGCGCTGTAGAAGCCGGATTCGATACGGTCGAAATTCATGGAGCACATGGTTATCTGATTCATCAATTCCATTCTCCGCTCGTGAATCAGCGTGAAGACGAATATGGACAGGATCTGCCACTGTTTGGCGAACGTGTCGTTCAGGCAGTGCGGAAAGTTGTACCTGCCGACATGCCGGTAATTATGCGTGTCTCTGCACGTGAATATGTAGACGGTGGTTATGATGTAGATTATATCACCGAGGTCTGCCGCCGTTACCGTGATGCTGGAGCGGATATCATGCATGTATCATCTGGTGGTGAAGGTCCGGTTGGAGCAGGCGGTATGCCAGTAGGCCCGGGTTATCAGGTCGAGATGGCTGCCCAGCTGAAACGCGCGCTGGATATGCCGGTAATTGCAGTAGGTATTCTGGATGAGTACGAAGATGCCGAGCAGGTACTGGAGAATGACCAGGCGGATCTGGTGGCTATTGGACGTGCAATGCTACGTGACCCTTACTGGGCTGTACATGCAGCCAAAGCATTGCAAGCAGAAGCAGATGTACCTGTACAATATGCGCGTGGATATCGTCATTAA
- a CDS encoding copper amine oxidase N-terminal domain-containing protein: MKMKKIIAPVLSLSLLVPAAGAFAADNTSSTPMAPTVSTKAADLRAGLDYLLSEHFALAVTAMTKAYEGAPDAKEAYDALDQNAVDMQPAIESIYGKQAAAEFERIFRAHNKYTDDLVKATKMNNQEAVKQAEANVQGFVDEFADFLSKATGGKLPEQAAEQAIRLHEDEVQDVFEKYVAGDYKGAYTEYREGLNTMFTISKALSGAIVSQNPSMFDNSTVDTPAADLRSALNHLAAEHFALSVLQMQKQYDGKADSQALIDAEAGNTADFKAAIASIYGNAGADQFEKIWVTNHIKAQSDYVDALKKGDQPALETVKNRITDFTKEFAAFLGTATANNLPAAAAEQALMTHEDQVQKVIDNYAAKNYAAAYQADREGYKTMFGIGEALGGAIVKQNPDKFMTGTAQPTPQQPMMEQPAPQQPAMDQPAATELAASNSSMMTIWMKLNSKSLKINDKTTMMDTMPMVMNGTTYIPLRYLGEGIGAKVSWNAKKGEATVMAGSDTMKFWVGKDTVSVNGQNKQLDAAAMVNKDGRTVVPLRSITELLGWDVKWDKNDGSITLTKSM; this comes from the coding sequence ATGAAGATGAAAAAAATTATCGCACCTGTACTATCTTTATCCTTGCTCGTTCCGGCAGCAGGAGCTTTTGCAGCAGACAATACATCATCGACGCCGATGGCCCCTACCGTAAGTACCAAAGCAGCTGATTTACGTGCAGGACTGGATTATCTGTTATCCGAACATTTTGCACTTGCCGTGACTGCAATGACCAAAGCTTATGAAGGTGCACCAGATGCCAAGGAAGCCTATGATGCACTCGATCAGAATGCTGTCGATATGCAGCCGGCTATTGAATCAATCTACGGCAAACAAGCAGCTGCCGAGTTTGAACGCATTTTCCGGGCACACAACAAATACACAGATGACCTGGTCAAAGCGACCAAAATGAACAACCAGGAAGCTGTCAAACAGGCAGAAGCCAATGTACAGGGATTTGTCGATGAATTTGCGGATTTCCTGTCCAAAGCGACCGGCGGCAAGCTCCCCGAGCAGGCAGCTGAACAGGCAATCCGTCTTCATGAAGATGAAGTACAGGATGTATTTGAGAAATATGTAGCCGGTGATTATAAAGGCGCATATACCGAGTATCGTGAAGGTCTGAATACAATGTTTACGATCAGTAAAGCACTATCCGGTGCTATCGTATCCCAGAATCCGTCGATGTTTGATAACAGCACTGTCGATACACCTGCGGCAGATCTGCGTTCTGCCCTGAACCATCTGGCAGCGGAACACTTTGCCCTGTCTGTACTGCAAATGCAAAAGCAGTACGATGGCAAAGCGGATTCCCAGGCACTGATTGATGCCGAAGCAGGCAATACCGCTGATTTCAAAGCAGCGATTGCTTCTATCTATGGCAATGCAGGAGCCGATCAATTCGAGAAAATCTGGGTAACCAATCATATCAAAGCCCAGAGTGATTATGTAGATGCACTCAAAAAAGGCGATCAACCAGCGCTGGAAACAGTGAAAAATCGTATTACCGATTTCACCAAGGAATTTGCAGCATTCCTGGGTACAGCGACAGCCAATAACCTGCCTGCAGCCGCAGCCGAACAAGCACTGATGACGCATGAAGATCAGGTACAAAAAGTCATCGATAACTATGCTGCGAAAAACTACGCCGCAGCTTACCAGGCTGATCGTGAAGGCTATAAAACAATGTTTGGTATCGGTGAAGCACTGGGCGGTGCTATCGTCAAACAGAATCCCGACAAATTTATGACAGGTACCGCACAACCGACACCACAACAGCCTATGATGGAACAGCCAGCGCCACAGCAGCCAGCGATGGATCAACCTGCTGCAACCGAGCTTGCTGCTTCGAACAGCTCGATGATGACGATTTGGATGAAGCTGAACAGCAAATCACTGAAAATCAACGACAAAACAACCATGATGGATACAATGCCTATGGTGATGAATGGTACGACGTATATTCCGCTTCGCTATCTGGGTGAAGGAATCGGTGCCAAAGTAAGCTGGAATGCCAAAAAAGGCGAAGCTACGGTTATGGCAGGTTCTGATACAATGAAATTCTGGGTCGGCAAAGATACAGTGAGCGTGAATGGACAAAACAAACAGCTTGATGCAGCGGCTATGGTCAACAAAGATGGACGTACGGTTGTACCTCTGCGTTCGATTACAGAACTGCTAGGCTGGGATGTGAAATGGGACAAAAACGACGGTTCTATTACATTGACCAAATCGATGTAA
- a CDS encoding amino acid ABC transporter ATP-binding protein yields the protein MINVKGLKKSFGKNEVLTGIDVEIAKGEVVVVIGPSGSGKSTFLRCLNLLEQPTAGEIYFEDELITQRKYDIDNARKKMGMVFQHFNLFPHKTILQNLTLAPIKVKKTNPAEAEKIAMDLLHTVGLEDKRDTYPNQLSGGQKQRIAIARALAMQPHVMLFDEPTSALDPEMVGEVLEVMQKLAHEGMTMVIVTHEMGFAREVGDRIIFMDGGQIVEQGPPEQVFGAPTHPRTQDFLSKVL from the coding sequence GTGATAAACGTTAAAGGACTCAAAAAGTCATTTGGTAAAAATGAAGTACTGACCGGTATAGATGTGGAGATTGCCAAAGGTGAGGTTGTCGTAGTGATCGGGCCGAGTGGATCGGGTAAAAGTACGTTCCTGCGCTGTCTGAATCTGCTGGAACAGCCGACTGCCGGCGAGATTTATTTCGAGGATGAGCTGATCACCCAGCGTAAGTATGATATCGATAATGCCCGCAAAAAAATGGGCATGGTCTTCCAGCACTTCAATCTGTTTCCGCATAAGACGATTCTGCAAAATCTGACGCTCGCTCCGATCAAGGTCAAAAAGACCAATCCGGCAGAAGCGGAAAAAATCGCTATGGATCTGCTGCATACGGTCGGTCTGGAAGATAAAAGAGATACGTATCCCAACCAGCTGTCCGGTGGACAAAAGCAGCGGATCGCGATTGCACGCGCACTGGCGATGCAGCCGCATGTGATGCTGTTCGATGAGCCTACGTCTGCACTTGATCCCGAGATGGTCGGAGAAGTATTGGAAGTTATGCAGAAGCTGGCACACGAAGGAATGACCATGGTAATCGTCACGCACGAAATGGGCTTCGCCCGTGAAGTAGGCGACCGTATCATCTTCATGGATGGCGGACAGATCGTGGAACAGGGGCCACCAGAGCAGGTATTCGGTGCTCCGACCCATCCGCGTACCCAGGATTTCCTGAGCAAGGTACTATAA
- a CDS encoding carbohydrate ABC transporter permease, translated as MNAMSSRKFIMFGLAPALLIYGLFVFVPVVWSAYYGFFNWSGFGDKQYIGLANYTEIIHDSTFWRSLKNNIIFVLAAVFGQVPIALALAVILHKNTWMQRFLRSAIFLPMVMSTVVIGMVWQYIYHPQIGILNFLLDAVGLSAWKLNWLSDSGIAIYSLIPPLIWSFVGLYLIIFSSALQNIPGEIHDAAELDGAIGWRRLAYISLPMIWTTVQVAIVLCISGSLKSFDLVYIMTRGGPAHATELLATYMYNSTFTSYRYGYGSAISTMIVLISLVLIGTSQWLTSRKSRSQ; from the coding sequence ATGAATGCTATGAGCAGCCGCAAATTTATTATGTTTGGCTTGGCACCGGCGCTGCTGATCTACGGTTTGTTTGTATTCGTACCAGTCGTCTGGTCGGCGTATTATGGATTTTTTAACTGGTCCGGATTTGGGGACAAGCAGTACATCGGTCTGGCCAACTACACGGAGATTATTCATGATTCTACGTTCTGGCGTTCCCTGAAAAACAATATTATTTTCGTGCTGGCTGCTGTATTTGGTCAGGTGCCGATAGCGCTGGCATTGGCAGTTATTTTGCATAAAAATACGTGGATGCAGCGGTTTCTGCGTTCGGCTATTTTCCTGCCGATGGTCATGTCAACTGTCGTGATCGGTATGGTCTGGCAATACATTTACCATCCGCAGATCGGGATACTGAACTTTCTGCTCGATGCTGTAGGATTATCCGCTTGGAAGCTGAACTGGCTGTCCGATTCGGGAATAGCAATCTATTCGCTGATCCCACCTCTGATCTGGAGCTTTGTTGGCTTGTATCTGATCATTTTCAGCTCGGCATTGCAAAACATACCGGGCGAGATTCATGATGCTGCCGAGCTGGATGGAGCTATTGGCTGGCGCCGCTTGGCATATATTTCACTGCCAATGATTTGGACAACTGTTCAGGTAGCGATAGTGCTGTGCATCTCCGGCAGCCTCAAATCGTTTGATCTGGTATATATTATGACTCGTGGTGGTCCGGCACATGCAACAGAACTGTTGGCTACTTATATGTACAATTCGACGTTCACCTCATATCGTTACGGCTATGGCAGTGCGATCTCGACGATGATTGTGCTGATCAGTCTGGTATTGATCGGAACAAGCCAGTGGCTGACCAGCCGTAAAAGCCGCAGCCAATAA
- a CDS encoding DUF4178 domain-containing protein, translating into MGLWKRLTNLVSKPEPPKPEKGPLDLQTGDICEVSLVTYEVVGTARNRARNAVMLTLQDGTNISYLHVELQEKLRYALYQPIDGGLENPNEVPTHIEMDETDYYMDEQYQGSVLASGRTPVLPGVQNGEQHVWQYQSDDRKLLRIEWQGGRFTLYEGEFVLNGDVRVIRAS; encoded by the coding sequence ATGGGATTATGGAAACGCCTTACGAATCTGGTCTCCAAACCGGAGCCTCCAAAACCGGAAAAGGGACCTCTGGATTTGCAGACGGGAGATATTTGTGAAGTATCACTGGTTACATACGAGGTCGTCGGAACGGCCCGTAATCGTGCACGCAATGCTGTCATGCTGACTTTGCAGGATGGAACTAATATTTCTTATTTGCATGTGGAACTGCAGGAAAAGCTGCGCTATGCACTTTATCAACCTATCGATGGTGGACTGGAAAATCCGAATGAGGTACCTACACATATTGAGATGGATGAAACGGATTATTATATGGATGAGCAATATCAGGGAAGTGTGCTGGCCAGTGGACGTACTCCGGTACTACCGGGGGTACAGAACGGAGAACAGCACGTATGGCAGTATCAATCAGACGATCGCAAACTGCTGCGAATTGAATGGCAGGGCGGGCGATTTACACTGTATGAAGGTGAGTTTGTACTTAACGGGGATGTTCGTGTCATCCGTGCCAGTTAG
- a CDS encoding carbohydrate ABC transporter permease — protein MSGLLGRSKPIIFWTILMVYGIFTLYPFFWLIVSAFKTNEDFYSHPFGLPAQWNMANFSRAWETAKLDTAFANSLIVSIGSLVLTLFIGALASFILSRFQFRLKAAVFAFFVVGMLIPIHSTLVPLFILMKQISLLNTYWALILPYTAFALPTAIFVLSAYLMSFPREIEEASFIDGTGLWGLFFRIILPMSLPALSTVTILSFLHAWNDFSFALVFISKTSLKTLPLSIANFSDGYQTDYGLTLAAMVLSVLPTIILYLVFQEQVMKGMTAGAVKG, from the coding sequence ATGTCTGGGCTGCTTGGCAGAAGCAAGCCTATTATTTTTTGGACGATCCTGATGGTTTATGGTATTTTTACCTTGTATCCGTTTTTTTGGCTGATTGTGAGTGCGTTCAAAACAAATGAAGACTTTTACAGTCATCCGTTTGGACTGCCGGCGCAGTGGAATATGGCTAATTTCAGCAGAGCCTGGGAGACGGCCAAGCTGGATACGGCATTTGCCAATTCATTGATCGTGTCGATTGGTTCACTGGTATTGACACTGTTTATCGGGGCACTGGCTTCTTTTATCCTGTCTCGCTTTCAGTTTCGGCTCAAAGCAGCGGTATTTGCTTTCTTTGTTGTCGGGATGCTGATTCCGATTCACAGTACGCTTGTACCGCTTTTTATTTTAATGAAGCAGATTTCGTTATTAAATACGTACTGGGCACTGATTTTGCCATATACGGCATTTGCGCTGCCTACAGCGATTTTTGTACTGTCTGCCTATTTGATGTCTTTTCCACGGGAAATTGAGGAAGCTTCCTTTATCGATGGTACCGGTCTATGGGGGTTATTTTTCCGTATTATCCTGCCTATGTCCCTGCCGGCCTTGTCGACGGTGACCATACTCAGTTTTTTACATGCATGGAACGACTTTTCGTTTGCGCTTGTATTTATAAGTAAAACAAGTCTGAAAACGCTTCCTCTGAGTATTGCCAACTTCTCGGATGGATATCAAACCGATTATGGACTGACACTTGCGGCGATGGTCCTGTCTGTGCTGCCGACTATTATTCTGTATCTGGTCTTTCAGGAACAGGTTATGAAAGGCATGACAGCAGGAGCGGTAAAAGGATAA
- a CDS encoding cache domain-containing sensor histidine kinase gives MRRWMQSSLQRKLSVIIILSMIVPLLLLGVFAFAISTHITEDKARLSGIDTLTQMNNNLDFVIQDVENVSMFMISQQEIQRYMSSPSEDSIARSEIIGLLTNLAASKKYIADITIYAPRFDTSLSTSALYRSELSSQVKISEVRHKQWTGVYEVENASGLQPVITFIRPLRSTHDYRPLGWLSISLNETVLAQSWSVLPRIGESQGQVWLINDQGQILSTADKSRLAAPLESSYPGLLTQIGLSGTAYDGSLSYGKGEAKQTVMYQHNRNAGWTLVMMIPSDQYTAQNRFILQLTLIVVLLSMLISAALIWLVVSRVVQPLRHLTRLLYHSDPAYPLPAFAIDSHDEIGRLSRSYHRFGNHIAQLKQQLIRNEARKKEADLRALEAQIHPHFMYNTLSSIHWIALMSGETKIGAMVQGLSDFLRLSLNQGKDYCSVEQELNHIRNYMQVQEIRFPDKVRMSWAVDQRLYEHTMLKLLLQPLVENALIHGIQKKDGPGTITIHLEQEGGWIRFMVLDDGIGMEPERLEQLRSMLSQTAHSAGEEHQQVRNAHSDTGYGLRNVNERLLLHYGAQACLRIESRPQAGTKISFAIPLEEGYRENLDCG, from the coding sequence ATGAGACGTTGGATGCAGTCATCACTGCAGCGCAAGCTGTCTGTCATCATCATACTGTCCATGATTGTGCCGCTGCTGCTGCTCGGCGTATTTGCATTTGCCATTTCCACTCATATTACCGAAGACAAAGCGCGCTTGTCAGGCATAGATACACTGACACAAATGAACAACAATCTGGATTTCGTGATCCAGGATGTAGAGAATGTGTCCATGTTTATGATTAGCCAGCAGGAAATTCAGCGGTATATGAGCAGTCCGAGTGAAGACAGTATCGCCCGCAGCGAGATTATTGGACTGCTCACCAACCTCGCTGCTTCCAAAAAGTATATCGCCGATATTACGATCTATGCTCCGCGGTTTGATACTTCTTTATCAACATCTGCATTATATCGTTCGGAACTGTCGAGTCAGGTAAAGATTAGTGAGGTGAGGCATAAGCAATGGACAGGAGTCTATGAGGTAGAGAATGCTTCCGGACTTCAGCCGGTGATTACCTTTATCCGGCCGCTGCGCAGTACGCATGATTATCGCCCGCTGGGTTGGCTGTCGATCAGTCTGAATGAAACAGTTCTGGCACAGTCTTGGTCTGTGCTGCCAAGGATCGGAGAGAGCCAGGGACAGGTGTGGCTGATTAATGATCAGGGACAGATACTGTCCACCGCTGACAAGTCCCGGCTCGCTGCACCGCTGGAGAGCAGTTACCCGGGGCTATTAACACAGATCGGCTTGTCCGGCACAGCCTATGACGGGTCCCTGTCCTATGGCAAAGGAGAAGCCAAGCAGACCGTGATGTATCAGCATAATCGCAATGCAGGCTGGACACTCGTCATGATGATTCCTTCCGATCAGTACACGGCGCAGAACCGCTTTATTTTGCAGCTTACCCTGATTGTAGTTTTGTTGTCTATGTTGATAAGTGCAGCGCTGATCTGGCTTGTAGTCAGCCGTGTGGTACAGCCGCTGCGCCATCTGACCCGGCTGTTGTACCACAGTGATCCTGCGTATCCGCTGCCTGCTTTTGCGATTGATTCTCACGATGAGATCGGCAGACTCAGCCGGAGCTATCACCGATTCGGCAATCATATCGCTCAGCTCAAACAGCAGCTGATCCGCAATGAAGCTCGCAAAAAAGAAGCGGATCTGCGTGCATTGGAAGCGCAAATCCACCCCCATTTTATGTACAACACATTATCTTCGATTCACTGGATCGCACTGATGTCGGGCGAGACAAAAATCGGGGCTATGGTACAGGGACTTAGTGACTTTTTGAGACTGAGTCTGAATCAAGGCAAAGACTACTGCTCTGTCGAGCAGGAACTGAATCATATCCGTAACTATATGCAAGTACAGGAAATCCGTTTTCCCGATAAAGTTCGAATGAGCTGGGCAGTAGATCAACGTCTCTATGAACATACGATGCTCAAGCTGCTACTGCAGCCGCTGGTGGAAAATGCACTGATCCATGGCATCCAGAAAAAGGATGGTCCCGGTACGATCACGATTCATCTGGAGCAGGAGGGCGGCTGGATTCGATTCATGGTATTGGACGATGGCATAGGCATGGAACCGGAACGACTGGAGCAGCTGCGATCCATGCTGAGTCAGACAGCACATTCTGCCGGAGAGGAACATCAACAAGTGAGAAATGCGCATTCGGATACAGGCTATGGACTACGCAATGTGAATGAACGATTGCTGCTGCACTATGGAGCCCAGGCTTGTCTGCGTATCGAGAGCAGGCCCCAGGCAGGCACGAAAATATCATTTGCGATTCCACTGGAGGAGGGATACCGTGAGAATCTTGATTGTGGATGA
- a CDS encoding DUF350 domain-containing protein, translated as MSWDIVLQILVWTGVGAVVLFALMYLDSFFTKYKDIAEIKAGNTAVAIRLAMKLFAQGYILSVSINTSWSLWEAVLVSVVSFVILLVLEQIARLLLKKIAGLDLDEGTRQGMVSHGLIGGALQLVGAFIISASL; from the coding sequence ATGAGCTGGGATATTGTACTGCAGATTCTGGTATGGACAGGCGTAGGAGCGGTAGTGCTATTCGCGTTGATGTACCTGGATTCATTTTTTACCAAATATAAGGATATCGCCGAGATCAAGGCAGGCAATACGGCAGTAGCGATCAGACTGGCAATGAAGCTGTTTGCGCAAGGGTATATTTTATCCGTATCTATCAATACATCGTGGAGCCTGTGGGAGGCTGTACTTGTATCCGTAGTTTCGTTTGTTATTCTGCTTGTTCTGGAACAAATCGCCCGTCTGCTACTCAAAAAAATAGCAGGGCTTGATCTGGATGAAGGAACACGCCAGGGTATGGTCAGTCATGGATTGATTGGTGGTGCACTACAGCTGGTGGGTGCTTTTATTATTTCGGCTTCCCTGTAA
- a CDS encoding extracellular solute-binding protein, giving the protein MKKITALTLSIILLIVLSGCGGEENAQGAGTADDPVKLTVWHNWTGQDAKSIAMRKLLDDFRTAHPEIELEDEPLPTDGLKTRLRTAAAADEMPDLFVMWPDAMTKEFVKGDLIQPINAFLDSKPEWKNNFIPNALDGYTVDEQIYSVPMNLAPSSLLFYNKALFDQYNVKVPETWEELMKAIDTFNQNKVIPIALGNKANWVAQSTIFSTIGDRVTGTDWFLKATEQNGASFTDPQFVQALTVMQDLGKANAFQSGFDSIDETQMMQLYFQGKSAMVINGGWALANLVNNAPAEVLDQTHVTILPPVPGGKGEAQSTAGVVGTGMGLNKKLEGKSKEAALELLYALSGPEGQQATLDSSTLVSYKLELDKSKAHPLFVELYDLIQKTKISPVYDSKLSSAAVEVTNNGLQELMMGGSPQDIATKIQNAQAGAIGK; this is encoded by the coding sequence ATGAAAAAGATTACTGCTTTGACCCTATCCATTATACTGCTGATTGTGCTGTCCGGCTGTGGAGGCGAAGAGAATGCGCAGGGAGCAGGTACGGCCGACGATCCAGTTAAGCTGACGGTATGGCATAATTGGACCGGACAAGATGCCAAATCGATTGCCATGCGCAAGTTGTTGGATGATTTCCGTACCGCTCACCCTGAGATCGAACTGGAAGACGAGCCATTGCCTACGGATGGGCTGAAGACCCGTTTGCGTACAGCAGCTGCTGCAGACGAGATGCCGGATCTGTTCGTCATGTGGCCCGATGCCATGACCAAGGAATTTGTGAAAGGCGATTTGATTCAGCCTATTAACGCATTTCTGGACAGCAAGCCGGAGTGGAAAAATAATTTTATCCCCAATGCACTGGATGGGTATACGGTTGATGAACAGATTTACTCTGTGCCGATGAATCTGGCGCCATCTTCGCTGCTGTTTTATAACAAGGCCCTTTTCGATCAATACAATGTAAAAGTCCCGGAGACCTGGGAAGAATTGATGAAAGCTATTGATACATTTAATCAGAATAAAGTCATTCCGATTGCGCTCGGTAACAAAGCCAATTGGGTTGCCCAGTCTACGATTTTCAGTACAATCGGGGATCGTGTTACCGGTACAGACTGGTTCCTCAAGGCTACCGAGCAGAATGGTGCTTCTTTTACCGACCCGCAATTTGTACAGGCATTAACTGTAATGCAAGATCTGGGCAAAGCAAATGCATTCCAGAGCGGATTCGACAGTATAGATGAGACCCAGATGATGCAACTTTATTTTCAGGGAAAAAGTGCTATGGTCATCAATGGCGGTTGGGCACTGGCGAATCTGGTCAATAATGCGCCTGCCGAAGTACTGGATCAAACACATGTAACGATTCTCCCGCCTGTACCCGGTGGCAAGGGAGAAGCCCAGTCTACAGCCGGTGTAGTCGGAACCGGTATGGGACTGAACAAAAAGCTGGAAGGCAAGTCCAAAGAAGCAGCGCTCGAACTGCTGTATGCACTCTCCGGTCCGGAAGGACAGCAGGCTACGCTGGATAGCAGTACGCTTGTCAGTTACAAACTGGAACTGGATAAAAGTAAGGCGCATCCGTTATTCGTGGAGCTGTATGATCTGATTCAAAAAACCAAAATCAGTCCGGTCTATGATTCCAAGCTCAGCTCGGCAGCGGTGGAAGTCACCAATAATGGTTTGCAGGAGCTGATGATGGGCGGCAGTCCGCAGGATATTGCAACCAAGATCCAAAATGCACAGGCCGGAGCCATCGGTAAATAG
- a CDS encoding DUF4247 domain-containing protein, which yields MKSRASWLIKIVLVLSLVTSLLSGCGIGSNNSKLNYPLESVSRDGDSTSYVYRAAGQTVPVVAEQLSDQRTPQNMSVEDPKRMFLVYENELIQVQQDPNKPEDTIIEVDSHEYVRRNYDSSFLQGYLTATLINQLFGALGGLGGYGGYYGGGHYRGYASQKTYPPQTQYKKPTVQDIQQAPPMTVNKSGSIFKRGNSSTSKRSQYDSNTPSRGSPYSSGTINRGNSSNRSNGGFFSPSGSSAPKSSFGSGKIRKRGRR from the coding sequence ATGAAATCACGCGCATCATGGCTTATCAAAATTGTGCTTGTGCTCAGTCTGGTGACTTCGCTGCTATCCGGCTGTGGTATAGGCTCGAATAATTCCAAACTCAATTATCCACTGGAGTCGGTTAGCCGGGATGGTGATTCGACTTCGTATGTATATCGGGCAGCCGGACAGACCGTACCTGTAGTGGCAGAGCAGCTGTCTGACCAGCGTACTCCGCAAAATATGTCAGTGGAAGACCCCAAGCGGATGTTCCTCGTCTATGAGAATGAACTGATTCAGGTACAGCAGGATCCGAACAAACCGGAAGATACGATTATAGAAGTGGATTCGCATGAATATGTGCGCCGCAACTATGATTCGAGCTTTCTGCAAGGGTATCTGACAGCAACGCTGATCAATCAGCTGTTTGGTGCGCTGGGCGGATTGGGTGGATACGGAGGTTATTATGGTGGCGGACACTACCGTGGTTATGCCAGCCAGAAAACCTATCCGCCGCAAACCCAGTACAAAAAACCGACTGTGCAGGATATCCAGCAAGCACCGCCAATGACGGTGAACAAGTCGGGTTCCATTTTCAAACGTGGTAATTCATCGACTTCCAAAAGATCGCAGTATGACAGCAATACACCAAGCCGCGGCTCGCCTTATTCTAGCGGAACAATCAATCGTGGCAATTCGTCCAATCGCTCGAATGGAGGATTCTTCTCTCCATCCGGCAGTAGCGCGCCCAAATCAAGCTTTGGCTCGGGCAAGATCCGCAAGCGTGGACGACGATAA
- a CDS encoding PspA/IM30 family protein, translating to MSIFKRLRDLTLSNVYALIEKAEDPIKMTDQYIRDMAADLEDAEKAVASQIAIEKRFKQLYEEQDALVKKREEQAHIAAQNQNVDLARRALEEKKNAEAKRDEYKANYDQNKAAADNLRGKLEEMRKQLSDMKNKRETLVARYNAAKAQTEINKTMNGFSADSATAGLSRMEEKMLQMEARAEASNEMNSKGKSLDDEIDALGANKEVEDELAALMKQYENKS from the coding sequence ATGTCTATTTTTAAACGTCTGCGTGATCTTACTTTGTCCAATGTGTATGCTTTGATCGAGAAAGCGGAAGATCCTATCAAAATGACAGACCAGTATATTCGTGATATGGCAGCCGATCTGGAGGATGCCGAGAAAGCGGTAGCTTCACAGATCGCTATTGAAAAACGCTTTAAGCAATTGTATGAAGAGCAGGATGCTCTGGTGAAAAAACGCGAAGAACAGGCGCATATTGCAGCCCAGAACCAAAACGTGGATCTGGCTCGTCGTGCACTGGAAGAAAAGAAAAATGCAGAAGCCAAGCGTGATGAATATAAAGCCAACTACGACCAGAATAAAGCAGCTGCCGATAACCTGCGTGGCAAGCTGGAAGAGATGCGCAAACAGCTGAGCGATATGAAAAATAAACGCGAAACGCTGGTGGCACGTTATAATGCAGCCAAAGCGCAAACTGAAATCAATAAAACAATGAACGGATTCAGTGCTGATTCTGCAACTGCCGGCCTCAGCCGTATGGAAGAGAAAATGCTGCAAATGGAAGCCAGAGCAGAAGCGAGCAACGAAATGAACAGCAAAGGCAAGTCGCTGGATGATGAGATCGACGCGCTGGGTGCCAACAAAGAAGTTGAAGATGAGCTGGCCGCTCTGATGAAGCAATACGAGAACAAATCCTGA